The sequence below is a genomic window from Rhinopithecus roxellana isolate Shanxi Qingling chromosome 19, ASM756505v1, whole genome shotgun sequence.
CATTTTGTAGAGTCATCTCAGTATATAACTATGCCCTGGAGATGTGTTTACAAATTGCTCACTCTAGCTTTCTCTCTTGTTCTGTTGACAGAGTTAAATTAGAAGAGAGAGGAGTTGCTGAGAATTCTGTAGTCATCAGTAATGGTGACACTAATTTATATCTTAGAAAAGCAAAGAAGCGGGCATTTCAGTTAGAGgaggatgaagaaactgaaccaGATTACAAATATTCAAAGAAGCATTGGAAGAGGCAAGAGAACAATAACAATAATGAGAAGGTCTTGGATCTGGAGCCAAAAGCTGTCACAGATCAGACTGTCAgcaaaaaaaacaagagaaaaaataaagcagcctGTGTCATAGTGGGTGATGATAATGAAGAGACCAAAAGAAAATCaccaaagaaaaaggagaaatgtgaATATAAAAAAAAGGCCAAGAATCCCAAGTTTCCTAAAGTACAGGCAGTAAAAGACTGGACCGATCAGAGATGTAGTTCTCCAAAAGGTTCTGCTAGAAACAGCCTTGTTAAAGCCAAAAGGAAAGCTAGTGTAAGCGTTTGCTCAAAAGAGAGTCCTGGTTCCTCCTCGGAGTCTGAGTCTTGTGATGAATCTATCAGTGATGGTCCCAGCAAAGTCACTTTGGAAGCCAGAAATTCCTCAGAGAAATTACCAACTGAGTTATCAAAGGAAGAAccctctagcaaaaatacaactGCAGACAAACTGGCTACAAAACCTGGCTTTAGCCTTACCCCCAGCAAGGGCAAAACCTCTGGAACAACATCTTCTAGTTCAGACTCTAGTTCAGAGTCAGATGACCAATGCTTGATGTCATCGAGCACCCCGGAGTGTGCTGCGGGTTTCTTAAAGACAGTAGGCCTTTTTGCAGGAAGAGGTTGTCCAGGCCCAGGGCCATCATCACAGAGTGCAGGTGCTGCTGGATGGAGGCGTTCTGGCTCAAACGGTGGCAGCCAGGCTCCTGGTCCTTCTCCCAGTGTGTCTCTCCCCGCTAGTTTAGGAAGAGGATGGGGTAGAGGAGAGAACCTTTTTTCTTGGAAGGGAGCCAGGGGACGGGGCATGCGGGGGAGAGGTCGAGGACGAGGGCATCCTGTTTCCTGTGTTGTAAATAGAAGCACTGACAACCAGAGGCAACAGCAATTAAATGACGTGGTAACAAATTCATCTACTATTATCCAGGTAAGTATTATTTTTTGTAAGTtacctcctccctttccccttagaaTGTGTGTGGAGTTCATGTCATGGGTTCACATTTTCTCACCAATAATGATGTCACATGATTAACACTGTTTTTCAGAATCCAGTAGAGACACAGAAGAAGGACTA
It includes:
- the COIL gene encoding coilin, which codes for MAASETVRLRLQFDYPPPATPHCTAFWLLVDLNRCRVVTDLISLIRQRFGFSSGALLGLYLEGGLLPPAESARLVRDNDCLRVKLEERGVAENSVVISNGDTNLYLRKAKKRAFQLEEDEETEPDYKYSKKHWKRQENNNNNEKVLDLEPKAVTDQTVSKKNKRKNKAACVIVGDDNEETKRKSPKKKEKCEYKKKAKNPKFPKVQAVKDWTDQRCSSPKGSARNSLVKAKRKASVSVCSKESPGSSSESESCDESISDGPSKVTLEARNSSEKLPTELSKEEPSSKNTTADKLATKPGFSLTPSKGKTSGTTSSSSDSSSESDDQCLMSSSTPECAAGFLKTVGLFAGRGCPGPGPSSQSAGAAGWRRSGSNGGSQAPGPSPSVSLPASLGRGWGRGENLFSWKGARGRGMRGRGRGRGHPVSCVVNRSTDNQRQQQLNDVVTNSSTIIQNPVETQKKDYSLLPLLAAAPQVGEKIAFKLLELTSSYSPDVSDYKEGRILSHNPETQQVDIEILSSLPALREPGKFDLVYHNENGTEVVEYAVTQESKITVFWRELIDPRLIIESPSNTSSTEPA